From a region of the Corallococcus coralloides DSM 2259 genome:
- a CDS encoding TetR/AcrR family transcriptional regulator has translation MARTRAFDETEAVRAALGVFWSRGYEATSLSDLEAATGLNRSSLYQTFDSKRGLFARTIALYLQEVIGPRLGVFAKDAPGLTQVTEYFESLAATMATAPPALTRRGCLLVNTATELGPHDAEAKQAVEDYRALLRGHLTRALEGAARAGVLPRKTVARRVELLLGAVIGVLVTARVDPAAAAKLAQATASEVAGWAG, from the coding sequence GTGGCGCGGACGCGGGCGTTCGACGAGACAGAGGCGGTGCGGGCGGCGTTGGGGGTGTTCTGGTCGCGCGGCTACGAGGCGACGTCGCTGTCGGACCTGGAGGCCGCGACGGGGCTGAACCGCTCCAGCCTGTACCAGACGTTCGACAGCAAGCGCGGGCTGTTCGCGCGGACCATCGCGCTGTACCTCCAGGAGGTCATCGGGCCCCGGCTGGGCGTCTTCGCGAAGGACGCGCCGGGCCTCACGCAGGTGACGGAGTACTTCGAGTCGCTCGCGGCGACGATGGCCACCGCGCCGCCAGCGCTGACGCGGCGGGGCTGCCTGCTGGTGAACACGGCCACGGAGCTGGGCCCGCATGACGCGGAGGCGAAGCAGGCGGTGGAGGACTACCGGGCGCTCCTGCGAGGCCACCTGACGCGGGCGCTGGAGGGCGCGGCCCGGGCGGGCGTGCTGCCTCGCAAGACGGTGGCGCGCCGGGTGGAGCTGCTGTTGGGAGCGGTCATCGGGGTGCTCGTCACGGCGCGCGTGGACCCTGCCGCCGCGGCGA
- a CDS encoding DUF1304 domain-containing protein → MSPLAQVFAVIAALIHVLFFVMESIVFSRPKVWKRFGLKSQADADVVKPMALNQGFYNLFLAVGVLVGVVLVHTGAVASGVAAVVFGCGCMLLAALVLVSSNRKFLKASIVQGALPALAISLVVF, encoded by the coding sequence ATGTCGCCACTGGCGCAGGTCTTCGCGGTCATCGCCGCGCTCATCCACGTGTTGTTCTTCGTGATGGAGAGCATCGTCTTCTCGCGGCCGAAGGTGTGGAAGCGCTTCGGGCTGAAGTCGCAGGCGGACGCGGACGTGGTGAAGCCGATGGCGCTCAACCAGGGCTTCTACAACCTGTTCCTCGCCGTGGGCGTGCTGGTGGGCGTGGTGCTGGTGCACACGGGCGCGGTGGCATCGGGCGTGGCGGCGGTGGTGTTCGGCTGCGGGTGCATGCTGCTGGCGGCGCTGGTGCTGGTGAGCAGCAACCGGAAGTTCCTCAAGGCCAGCATCGTCCAGGGCGCGCTGCCGGCGCTGGCCATCTCGCTCGTCGTCTTCTGA
- a CDS encoding FmdE family protein: MSMRHHFLLSVTLGLTLGCAGAKPTATPSAEPGVLERVALVHGGAGPWAVAGYRMGDYALQQLGLPRGSFKLEVIHHSPAKVQYTCVADGAAAATGASLGKLNLSLVATPSPADVATTFRNRDTGQSLTLRPSASFVQRFRDVPREKLGEAGRAVLTLPDADVFETVTP; encoded by the coding sequence ATGTCCATGCGCCACCACTTCCTGCTGTCCGTCACGCTGGGCCTCACCCTGGGCTGCGCGGGCGCGAAGCCCACCGCGACTCCGTCCGCTGAACCGGGCGTGCTGGAGCGGGTGGCGCTGGTGCATGGGGGCGCGGGGCCGTGGGCGGTCGCGGGCTACCGGATGGGCGATTACGCGCTCCAGCAGCTGGGGCTGCCCCGGGGCAGCTTCAAGCTGGAGGTCATCCATCACAGCCCGGCGAAGGTCCAGTACACCTGCGTCGCGGACGGCGCCGCGGCGGCCACCGGGGCCAGCCTGGGCAAGCTCAACCTGTCGCTGGTGGCCACGCCCTCACCAGCGGACGTCGCGACCACGTTCCGCAACCGCGACACCGGCCAGTCCCTCACGCTGCGCCCGTCCGCCAGCTTCGTGCAGCGCTTCCGCGACGTTCCTCGTGAGAAGCTGGGCGAAGCGGGCCGGGCCGTCCTCACCCTGCCGGACGCCGACGTCTTCGAAACCGTCACGCCCTGA
- a CDS encoding sce7726 family protein: MRDFDVRQALTASLKATHASDPGTLIREELGLEHGQVFVDVAVINGELHGYELKSERDTLERLPRQVEAYSAVLDRATLVVGARHVQQALGLIPAWWGVKTATTQRDGSVRLRPLRKGRRNPQQQMSAMVRLLWRDEALELLEAREAARGLRSKPKKMLYERLVELLPAEALRAEVRRLLKAREDW, from the coding sequence ATGCGTGACTTCGACGTGCGACAAGCCCTCACGGCGAGCCTCAAGGCCACTCACGCGAGTGACCCTGGAACGCTCATCCGTGAGGAGCTGGGCCTGGAGCACGGGCAGGTCTTCGTGGACGTGGCCGTCATCAACGGCGAACTCCATGGCTACGAGCTGAAGAGCGAACGGGACACCCTGGAGCGACTTCCGCGGCAGGTCGAGGCGTACAGCGCGGTGCTCGACAGGGCCACGCTCGTCGTAGGCGCCCGTCATGTGCAACAGGCTCTCGGACTCATCCCCGCATGGTGGGGCGTCAAGACGGCCACGACCCAGCGCGACGGTTCGGTCAGGCTCCGCCCCTTGCGCAAGGGCCGGCGCAATCCCCAGCAGCAGATGTCGGCCATGGTCCGGTTGCTCTGGCGCGACGAGGCGCTGGAGCTCCTGGAGGCACGGGAGGCCGCCAGGGGACTGCGGAGCAAGCCCAAGAAGATGTTGTACGAGCGTCTGGTGGAGCTGCTGCCCGCCGAAGCGCTGCGCGCGGAGGTCCGCCGCCTGCTCAAGGCGCGTGAAGACTGGTGA